TTTCGGCGCAAAATACTCGATTGATGATCAATATTCCTTTACATAAATAGTGCTTAAAAGatttaataatgtgtataataattttccctTTTTATTTGTGatatcttatataaaaattatcaatccaAAATAACATTGCTTCATTTGTTTTGATAATTGGTTGAAAATCGTATTTACAAGTAAAAATgatcaaacaaaatgtttggtgttaggttacatatttatataggtagtaggcaGTAGAACTTGGACACCTTGGAACCAGGTATAATGAATTTAACGAAATAACCAGTCAGTTCGTGGACAGTTTCCCTTAGGGCTTGTCTTCAATTTTGACGACCTTGTCTATATTTAGTCATGGTTATGATGTCACTTGTTGCTGTATTCATCATCTCTGATAAACTGTTTAAGATAAcactacaattaaattatatttcacagTCTGTTATTCTGGGAAAACATTCGTTTTTAAGTTATCCAAGAGCAAGTAATAAGTAACCtattatttagtctattatttggtccatgattttattttattggtatataCGGAAAGAGTATTATAGAgcatattagtaaaaaaaaattatcaacaagaTACCAACGATGCATTTCCAACTATTTACAGTTAAACCACTCAATCTTAgccacaattttattttttatcgcgGTACACGCGGAAAGTGTATGGAGCATGTTGTCCaatgttataaacaaaaaaatttatatcatcaaCAGATACGAAACCGGCAATGGCATCCAAGCCCAAGAGAGCGGTTCCGTGCAACCGGCACAAAATCCCAACGAATCAGTGCTGAACGTCGAGGGTGGCTACTCTTACACAGCTCCAGACGGTACACCAATCAGCGTCAAATACGTCGCTGGTCCCCAGGGATTCGTTCCGGTCGGCGACCACCTGCCCACACCACCACCATTACCGCCAGCAATCGCCAAGTTGCTCCAATTCCTCGCCACTCAGCCGTCCACACCGGAACcagattacaacaaaattaagtaataacgTCCGACACAGCTCAAACGTCATTCCCCCAACATGTATACCGCGTGCTTACGAGCAATCGTCCACTTGTCGATTCGTCGTATCATCCGCTTATACTTAAGTTGCATATATATGTTAATCTGTATAACTATActgtcattatttattttcactttcatttaaattcatttttttttttttacttttatttgttatttgttatttacccTTCTTTATACAACGGGAGTATGCCATGTAttttgtgcatataatattgcGTTCGAttctaattacatattattaattagatattgatttttgtaataaaattgtacttatattacaCATATCGTGTTATTTTTTGCTGAAATAATAGTGATTACAGTATCTGacgatattattttcatgacaAGTTTTTATTACCTAAGGTCCATTCAATTTCTTTTTCTCAATGCCTTGACGTAAgctacaatacaattttactatatcacataatttttattaaataccaatCTGTATAGTTTTtgtggtattttattatttaaaacaataaatcgatcacattaatctttatataatatatttatacgatgTACCTATACAGTCTTATGATTAGAGAATTTGTTTAGAATGTTTAGAAAATTGACAAAAGAAATTTAGTGTCTTACATcaacaaaatcaataattaataaagtaataaccaTCATGTatgatagtttttatattatcgcCACTACCTAGTCACTACACGccagtttattaatatttgtctaGAAACTAAGTTAATATGATGGTATAAAGAAATGACACCTTGAATACgtccaaaattcaatatttcaaatcaTTGACCTATACTTATTATctgaattgaaataaaaataattttgaattcaattttattattttaataaaataataaatgataatgtatTGGGCCGGTATTCATCAatgtgaattaatatttaaagtcacatatatttataaaattaaaaacgaattgttttaaatatttatattgtaaataatttaatatttactaaaaaataatattgatccaatttctaaaaaatatttgacttaaagtttaaaattacgaatatgaaaatgaaaaaaaaactagataaGGTAACTAGGTCTGCTATATAGTAGATTCTGAGTGAGTATCGTCATTGAGTTCACGGTTATGgatgtgttgaatttgaattcagtgatacCTACatcattttgaattacaacaaaaaacaaaatcgattttgtcaaatgCGCGGTGTTGCGTATAAATATTCCTTATattacagaatttttttttgcttttcctgattacttaaaaaaattttgagaatttttttaatttagtactCCCCAAAGTATCAAATTCAAAGTTTCAAAGGTGAAAATAGAAGCTATTATTACTGCTCGTATAAAGGTAACgtgcaatacaaaaaaaaacataggtacttCATTGCAGTAAATCAAAATTACATTCATCGAACCgttaagaatctaaaatattatgcttgttACCAGTTAATAAACGGACAATTTATCtctagtaaatataatattattatcctgtGAGTATAACTATGTAAACATAAATTGGAAAGCTTTCATCAACCGTcgtaatatgatatatattatgaagtttaccgttaaaaaattatttagcaacATCAACAGTTAAATttacgaaaaatgtataaactcaAAATTCTTGTTCCATTGTAGGCTCAAAAAATTTCAAGAAGTGAAAATCTCTGTAGGTACTACTGTAACTTACAGTGTTTAAGGATTTCTGCAAACTGTTAGTTTCGTTAATTTCAAAAAACAGAACCTCAGTTACCATCATAGACTCtagacattaataataatatggacagACATTTTACGCTGGTGTAcgacaataaatttaattttaaattgttcccAGATCGAAAATATGTGTTATGTCAATAAACCAGTCATACtgctatttataaaataatttatcacgaTGGTCATAACTcccactatattttatattataataaaccttcTCTCTGCTTTCATGgaaacatcattattattatcattattattagtttgataactattttttttattatttattgcaattCAGTTGTACTAGATCAAATATCGatcaacttttatttttagcatGCCTATTGCCAATATTATTGcatgcattattaaaaaaattatataaaaaattaaaattatattatatcttaaccaatataattatataaatagataagtaCTCAAAATAGTTAGCACTGTCAGTATAGAAGGattatatagctattatataaTCTTTCCCATGACTCTATAGTCTAGAGGCTTTTAATATAAATCACTATACTTTACATGATTTAAGTAGATATCGATTTACTATTTAAACGATTTCATACTCTAGACGTTACATTGTACATGCATactgaaataattgatattcgAAAGTTGCTTAATTATGTATACGATGAATAATGTTcgataattgaaaatgtaacaaaagttcattgtaaataaataattacgatttaggtactaaaataaaatgtacaaataaaaagtcaattttatggaaaaatatcATGAGTCAAATTtaccttattatattaatgttttaatcataggtaggtaataaaaaaagacaaataaatagtgttatacaatgtaggtatccgtatttttttattctaatgatgtacaatattcataatataggtCCTCCTTAGCTTTGTTATcacaaaaaagtttattattaattttctatttatattataataataaactaattaaaatattgacgaAGGTGTATAttgatttacatattttaaatagaaattgttttattatatattatcattgtttgatAGTCGAGtgggtttattttataataaacaatatatacctatatgcataaatttaaatcaaaaactagATTGCTGATACgaacatttagaaaaatattattgaaagaaaaatgtataagtacaaGATGTTTTTTAAAGATGGTCCATCCTTGACGTTTATCAAAATGTTTGTCCTTCGCGATCCGATAAGAATGTGAATTAAATATGCGTCTCCGTCTACCTCTATATTAGCTACATTATAGTACCATCTATTTTAACAATTCATCATTTACCAGGGAAAACTGCATTCTGAAGTCAAGACCAAGCGGTcgtgtttgattatcaaaacGCTTTAATGGTATATAATCTAttcgttattatttgtatatacacaagttattttattagttagttattttattattatataactgccGTAAAGTCTACGAAGACCCAAACATTTTACGAAATTCactttatttaatatacgtttGATATATCGCCTCGGGATGTAGCATCCGATgccttgtttttattttatttttttgcaaaacCGCACATGATTTTGTACGGTTCCATTTTCAAGAACCATTAGGTGCCTACCTACCTGCTTTATTTCCAATACCTCAGGGAACAGCATTAAATTACTGGCGTTATTTTTTTAACCGATTAACCTTAAAATGTTcagtatgataattattaatattatagtcattacaTTGGCTTTGGGGAGTcgccacataatattatacataaattgtagaCTTATAAATCGCTGCTACTAAAATCTCTACTAAAATGGAATTAATTTCAAGAACGTTTAGTTGATGcgcttaaattaaaataattcagaaATGTGGAAGTCATCAATCAtctataatactgtataatatataactacataggcacacaataatatatcaaaacacTTTTTCTTCGTAAGTATTTTTTCTGTGCgatcaatttaataatacagtatcgagtgtgttattataaaacaaaaattctcaGACGAGACACAATTATTACTACCAATGCATTGCTTCATAGTGTAcgttttttttctaatgaattttccttaaatatatgtaaccaacacacattttaaaatgtacttatcaattatcatacttATCTAAATCTAATTGCCATTcagatatttttgttttttcaaacaGAAGTAGTTCCGTATCTTTTAATGCGTCATGATTAATGGAAAttctttgtatattatgtagcagTGAATGCACATATACTAACAAAACATTATCGAGAACAAATCAACCAGATTCGATGTTAACAAACGCCCCTCGgccctataccaattattatactgtaaaagacttttagaaaattatttactgAGCACCATCGTTTTATTCCAAATATAcaattcatgattttttttttttgatattattatataaataaaatacaaatctatAAAGGAGAACAAGTTTTAAGACATTAAGTCTTACAAAATagacacattttaaaaatatataatatatacttatattagtttttatggtGCGTTCTGTAAAATACAGGATAGGTTAGGTAGGTTCTGTAGGTATTGCATTTTTCTATTTAGTTATAATCTAAGTTATTATTCCTTAATACCTGTAACCTGTGTAATATGTGTGAATTATCTCAAGTGTGTAtcgcatattatacataggcaTTAATCATCTAGTAATGGTAAATGCACAGCAACAATGAATTATGCATTAAAGATAGCTGTGATTTACGTggacatattataattcaacttCCTATCTTGTAGACCAACAGCTcggaacatttaaatttattacttaacTCATAAACCACCTTAAAAATAGTCAAAACGATCGTAagatttatagttatacaaaatGTTCACCGAGTAAACTTACCACAAACACAACTCTTAAGGTTATACGAAATTGACCAATTTCAACATCGTTTTAACGTAATGTATAATAggaatactaataatttaagtttagatAATTATGCATCATCCTTGTTTCCATTGGCGTGATAAATTTATATAGGAGGGCTAAagcctattatatttttggtacacaacatatattctaaaaatgtaactaaaaaaaattactgaatgGGAGGCTAAACAAAATTCCAggggggggctatagcccccttagaccccccccccccaatctaCGCCTGTGCTGATTTCTAATATAACTGTAAGAAGATGGTAAAGTATACTTAACatgaatatataggtactgttaaaaataaggtgcatcaatttattttattaaagtttattaaaatcgaatattttttcacaaactatatacctaagtataatactcaaataatttattgttgacgATTTGCTTAGAAGTACCTAttctatttttctaatattataatcttctaggagttgaatattttttttaatatcgatCTCCAAAGGTataatgtattcattatttatagaatatcagttaaaacaagataatattatgtacgtataacATTTCATCCAAAAATCATAGATTAACatcatgattattttaaatggcACCGTACTGTCatagttatagtttaaaaatattatatttagtacctatttctaataataaattcctAAATTGTAGTCGCCCTTGATTCGTTTGATCGACCCATTAATCTTGGCATCTTAACTCTGTATGGCTAAATTAATAccaataaaaatttgtattttattagaaaCGATTACAGTTCACGTTTTCTgtctactatattatgattatttaagtttaatttataccGAATCTTCTACAACGAGACCTTACTATCACAGACGTGTTTATTATGTAACGATCATTGTTAAAAGCAACAGTGATTCCCCTCACTATTCGGATGGCCTACACTGTTACACTTTCCGGTTTGGTTTTATAAacagttcaataataataataataataataatacattattacacaTTCATTTATCGGAGAGTATATCATCGAGGACTTTCGGACGGAACAATGGTGGATTGCCGGTGaatcatttatgttatataaaccgaattttattataataattacgattttatgcatcgtaaatattattattattattattattattatggtcgatGCGACGTTAAAAGGCAGGTCTGCAGATTCGATCTTCGCTTAGCTTTCTTCGACGTCCGTTTATCCTCTCCCAGTGCACTCGTGTTCGCATTATGCACGACAGTCTTATCGCCATTCGGCTTAGTCTCCCACCTGTGCGCCTCTGTCAATCCTCCTTTCCAAATATTGTGAGTAGCCGACGATGATTTATGACATATTCGATTTGAACGGCGGTGGCGGCAAATAAAATAAGAGGAGAAAGGAGCGTGGGACGAGGAAGCATAGCTAATGACTGCGTGCCAAACACCGAGCATAATATTGGTTAAATTAAGTTTTGTGTAGAAGTGcattgtctatatatatatatatatacgtatatatatttcgcgaggttttataatatattatcattacgcACTCATATTGTTCGATAGGTaggttataaaaaaagaataaattggctattagaaatatttaaataggtattttcttaatacaatattataatatgtaactattgtttatttttccaCAAAATTGAGCAAAAtccaaacttctatttttcacgTTAcgattaaaactttatttatacttttcgaGTGTATATGAAGCATGAATGAGTTTTGTAATTACATTTGCAGTAATTTTCTGAGCTGAATAAACATTCAATTAATTTActcgattaaataaataaataaatatattgatttaaatatgtgACTTTGTGTTTCATAATGTTCTCAAGTTAAGAGTGATactttataaatactaatatttcaatcattattagtttatcatatttatttaacgagcgtttattttatttgctgATATCGACAACTTATTATTGAACTAAAACAGCGTGTATATTGtgtgttttactatttttatgataatataataaaaatcatcatTGTTAAcgtgataaaagtaaaaaatatttaatgtttaaaagtaatttgaactgaatataattaaatttaaaattaatcaattgtaTAGTGATATTAAAagattacttaaataaaatagatagcCAATTACGTATATTACTTCATAagacttatttaaaaaataagttcatGGAAGCCGTTACTTCAAACTTATGAAGTGTCGATGATAAGTTTGAATACGTTCTAATGACCATCGGTCAGGTAATCGATATACATCAGCAttcagattatattatacaaacgccTTCTTGTCAAATACAATTAgcttttttaaaactttttgatgTCGTAACAATCGTTTTAGGTTTGTGacacaaaaacatacatttattaacaCATATTTGCTATAATATGCGTTGGCGAATTGAGATGAAGCTGTTTTTCTCGTATTTCTTGGtgaatattatactacagtAATGATTATGTAGAAGTTTAGTTTTTATACGATTTCATAACTTtccctaaaaatattatgacaaaaaattgtcgcttaaatttaatatgagtattttatttatatttacttattttaccaGTTTATTGAAGCATTGATCTAGAAACACGAAAAGTAAAAATTACCACATTTTAGACCCTTCATTTCCGGGATCACCAGGTCGGCATGATTAAAccattattatacttgtagtaGGTAAGCACTAGGTTTTTACGATCGACGATTATCACAATACTGAATAGACTTCAGTGAATGGCTTGACCTATCTACGTAAACAAATCAAGAAAAGTAAATATCTATTTCGATTTAACGAGTTCGAGACTAgtatagattttttggttaattcaaatatttgtacaGATTCCACAACACATGCaatgattataaattgtaacGGTATTGccatattaaattgaaatttcatttttatacgataaatattataatattgtaatgcatacaaaaaaacaaaagaatttatcttattttatttgactaaaagccaacatattattatgaatttaatacgaaaaaaagaGAAATTATCCAAACGAGAGAAGATGCATATTTCatcaaatgtaaatgtaaattattatataatagtttttaaatatacgtattcataattcatgtcatttaaatattgtacataaaattCATTTATGATTTTCGGGTTCATTATTCTAGGATGCTAATATTTaatccacataatatataataattcttgTATAAAGTTGTGtcaaagtatttacaaaaagtCATTATGAATACCATCATTTTGGCACACGAAGTAGTTTTTAcaagacaaataataataatgaaagtaGTTAAACCGGCAACAGACTACGTTTTCAATTTTACTCATTACTCTTTATATTTCCAAAAATGGAGTTTTGTATGTTATAATACCTACTGAAATTAAACGCCAATACTCGTTAactatacactattatattaatagttatgtGACCAATTTGTATTGTGTTCCTTACGAAACATTCTTAGTAGTATATGAATTTCATATCTCAGAGCATGACAAATCATAAAACTAAATGgactttttcataatattttgtagttagaaGGTATAAGTAGTGCTGTGAGAGT
The Metopolophium dirhodum isolate CAU chromosome 7, ASM1992520v1, whole genome shotgun sequence DNA segment above includes these coding regions:
- the LOC132948834 gene encoding endocuticle structural glycoprotein SgAbd-8-like, producing MKLTIAVVSCMLVGLVSCQQFQPTTPIPIVRYENDGVNFDGSYKWAYETGNGIQAQESGSVQPAQNPNESVLNVEGGYSYTAPDGTPISVKYVAGPQGFVPVGDHLPTPPPLPPAIAKLLQFLATQPSTPEPDYNKIK